In the Cucurbita pepo subsp. pepo cultivar mu-cu-16 chromosome LG17, ASM280686v2, whole genome shotgun sequence genome, CTAGGTTGTGTTTTAATTGAacttttttatgaatttagaGGGTGGGGAAATGATATCAGTGAAGATACATTTACAATGTAAATCAACACTCAACCGACAATGCGCCTCTCCCTTCCGAATCCGAAGTGCCTTATATCAGCTTTACAATCTGTCACGTTTATGTACAGATCAATGGATTTTGGGAGGTGGTTTTAATGTGATCAAATGGTCATTTGAGAAGTCAAATGGCAAACCAATTACGGAAAGAAATTCATATACAGGAGCATTCTAGTTGTCTCCCCTCTCGAATGAAAAATACACTTGGTCCAGCTTTTGTGGACAGCCTGCTATGACCCTTAAGGATCGGTTTTTAGTCTTTGGCCCTTGTATTGATAGATTCAACATTGCTTTGGGCAAGCGGGTTCCTCATATCACCTCTGATCATTATTTGATTCTCATGACCTTTGGACATCAAAGATGGGGCCTGAACATGTGGATGTGGCACCACTCCTTCGAGCCTTTGTTGAGACGAAAACAACAGCTACGTCCATTGTCATGTCTAcaagaaggagaaagaatacCATTGTTGAGATATTATCCAAAGATGGCACTTGTTTGGTCTTGGATAGTGATATAGAGGtcaaatttattgtattttttacaGAAAGTTATACACCAAGGGTCGAGGTAGACGTCCTCCAATCATTAGAAATCAGGATTGTCTTTTGTAACTTGTGGCACCCTTTGCCTTTTAGTACATTTCATACTTAAAAGTTACCAGATTCTCATAGAAACAAAGTATGTCATTTGTTAGGTTCATATGATCGACATGACAGTAATATTAATGTTTAAATGCAGTGGGGGATTGGAGTTGCTATGTGACTCTGTGAAGATCCATAATGTCAGCATCAATTCTGAAAATGGAGCGGGAAAGGtaaactatattttccaataaGTTAATGAAAGATTCTAGTCGAAAATCGATATCATCAGATTCATATTTTCCTGTTTCTCCTTTCATCTCTCTGTTTATTCGTCTAATGTTTtcgtttaaaacgcgtctcagTTAGTCATGAAAGATTTGCTCTCTTGGGTCCGTTCTAATCTGATCAAGGAGCGGCCagaaatgtttatgaaaggCGACACCGTGTAAGTAAAAGAAACATCTCGTTTATGAAAGCCGAAACTTTTTTGAAGAATTGTGAGTATATTAAGGTTGTATAGCTGACAGTGGCATGGTTTGGAATGTGGTGCAGAAGACCTGGTGTTCTGGTGCTTGTAAATGATTGTGATTGGGAGCTGAGCGGGCAGCTTGACACAACATTGGAAGAGAAAGACGTGGTTGTGTTCATATCCACCTTGCATGGAGGCTAACTTCATCAGGAATGTCTTTTTCTGCTTCTATCTACTAAATACTTGTCTAagatgaaatgatatgttacTTTAGGCcattttaaccttaaaaatcTGCATTTTCCCCCGAAATTCGTACGACCATGTGATAATCAGATTTTGCACGTTGTTGAATAACTGAATAAAAGAGACTACCAATTACATAAGTGGATAAGACACTGACTCGGGCTACAATTAACTTACAATTACAAAAGTTAATGGTTCGATTTTCCACCATAATTGTTGagtctccaaaagaaaaacaaaggtgTTCTATTGTAGTTCACGAGGCATGACAGGCCTGCCTTCTTCCACAGTAACACAATTCTCTGTCACTCTTGGATTGTTGCTATCTTTGAAAAACATTGGCCAAGGtctaatttttattggttAATCGTGTACCAGAGGCTCCTTTATTGTTGCTTGTAGATCAATACAAGGTCTAAAAAAGAATGAACTATAATTATAATGACCAGAAAATCAATACAGCAAAGAACACtccaaaaaaatgaattaaagcTAATTAAAAGCCttaagcagcagcagcattgGTCCTTGTAAACCAACAAGGGATGCTGCTTTAGCATTATAGTTCTCGAAGAAAGACATCGAGAacatgataaaagaaaaacaataacaaagaaaatagagacTTGGCAAAAAGAAAGGCTGTGGGCTTAGGCCTTTTGCTTCCCCTTTCTAAGTCTGTCAAGATCAGTTTCAGCATATTCCAGCTGCTGCTTCAATGTTGTTATTTTCATCTCCAAATCTTCCACTGTGTCTCGGCTGCTTGATGGATCATGTGGGGTCAAAAATTTACCTGAAAACCCAGTCAGAGCTTCAACTCCAGTCACCTACAATGGCACAACAAGTTCAGAAATGAAAACTCTTAGAAACCTCAGGAAGTACATTGCAGAGAATGTTTACTAAATAGGCAACaaccaagcccaccgctagcggatattgttatctttgggctttccctttaaggtttttaaaatgcgtacgctagagaggtttttacacccttataaagaatgtttcgttcacttCTCCAAccggtgtgggatctcacaaagaGTTTCATGAAAgtataaatacaaaacaacTTAGCAGTAGACCAACAGGGAGCAACGAGCAACAAGAATGACGAAACACCTCCCTGCTGGAACCATATTTTTGGAAGATCCTTGAGTTCCTTTCAGCCCAAAGGACCTTAGCTTGCTCTTTTGAAAGAGAAACATCAATAAGGGGGGAAAGGGCACCTAACACTTTACTAGGCAAACAACAATGAAGATTAGAAGGGATGAAGGGATTCTCCCAACGCACAGCCacaaatgaacaaaagaagaacaaaagcaTAATTGGTTCTTCACTATCTTTACAAAGAACACACAAACTTGGGGAAGAGCCATACTCCGAAGGATCCTATGAATTCAACAGCAAGTGTTCAATCACTCAAAGGAAAAGATCTACGGGAAAACCGTCAGCTTTTTTGGAAAAGAAACTTGccaaatcaaatcaacacATTGGTAATTGAGGTCTTTATGATGCAAAACCAGCTCGGGGAGTGAGTTCGCCGGTGAGGAAATGGGGAGAGAGAGACGAGAGGGAGGTGAGGCCGAGAAGGGACATTCTTTTATGCCTTTTGTTTGGATCAAAGTATGTTGAGAGAACACACAAACTTCAAGCTAATTTTCAAGACATGATTAGCTCCCCCTAGTGCCTTTAACATTCGGACCTTATAACTAAACCCAACACCAGACATGAACAAcgctatttattttaatttgagaaCCCTCAATACATGTTACAATGGGCTTTTGTTGAGACAATATCTCCAGAGAAAGCACATTTAATAGTACCTCTTGAGGCAGCAATGGCAACTTGGTGATGTGGAagtcatcatacaacatgtAAAATTGGTCGAGGTACTTCTGTTGCATCCGCATTCTCGCTTTTAGTAACTTGGATTCGACATCTAAAACGACAGTACATTACAATTAAGTGACAGGGAAGATCCAGCtcatttaagaaaatatatatgtatggaTTCAATTAACTATCAAACCTTCTTCGTCATAAAGTACTTGGTTAATGATGATATTATGAGTATCGATCTCAAACTTGGTGAGCTCTTGGACTAGTCTCTCAGTTTCGTAAAGCGAGAGAAACTCAGGAATGCAGACACAGACAAATGTAGTCAAATCCTGCAAACAAAGATATCAGTACACCTAACAGTAGTTCAATGTCAGATGAAAACTGTACACCAAAAATCACTTAATAAGAATCCCTCTAAAACTTCTCTCGTTCCTACCCGGACCAAATGGTCCTTAAAATAGCAAAGAAACGAGTGTCTTATCTCAAAAAGGCAGATGGAATAATACCGCCTCCATCACGAGAAGACCATCACTATTACAGGCTATGCACACACaccaaaagtttcgaaaataGAATCCTAAATCAAGATAGCGAACTTACAACAACCCCAGATAATACGACCAGAATCCTTAGACGCCTCTTTACAAAAAATACACCAGTGCAGCCCAAGCATAAAGGAGTATTAATTCCATCTAGCAAACACATATATAAGAATAGCTACTCCGATCCCTTGGGCAATGGTAATTCCGTCAAGCAACTAcatgtatataaatatttttaccgtCATATCGGTATCTAACCATGCCCAACATAATTTCTGCCTCCTCACAGCTACTCTATAATAACTTTAGAGAACATTGTTGGAAATCTAAGAGAGGCTACAGAGTGTGTTTGCATGTTTCTATTTCGGCTTCTAATATTTAGAAGTTCGGTCACTTTTTTCTAATACTTGTTCCTCGTtagacaaacaaaaacaagcaaTAATGCAGAAAAAAGCGTGAATAATtaagggaaaataaaaacaaaacagagtAAGAAACAAGAGTTCTTACAGGATCTTTGAATTGCCTATTAACTTGTTCGATCACATCTCTCATGCCTTCTAGTCTTCCCAGAATTGCATCCTCACCAAACTCATCATCAACTCCGAACATCCGGGTCATCTGTTGCAGAAAGTTTCACATCAGCTAATTACCTCGTGTATTGTAACAACTTTTGTAATTCTGGAAAGCTAAAGATgccaagagaaaaaaaaaaaagttctagGTAGTTTTAAGGAAGTGACTTTGTCTAATTCTAACAAAAATCAAAGTGTTAATACGTTAACTGAAATCGCACATAGTCAAATaagttgaagaacaaaagTTACATGGGAAtctccaaatcaaattaatatagCACAATCTAAACTTCAAATTAGAAACAGTACCTGACCCATTATGCCTCCAAATCTACTTTTCAAAGACATTAGCTTTGAAAGCCCCTTCTCTAAGGTTGATGGAAATTGCAACAGACGAAGCGTGTGGCCAGTAGGAGCAGTGTCAAATACGATTACAGAATAATCCATTGTTTGTACTAATCTGGAGACAAAAAGATCATTTAACATAGCCaagttaataaatataaacttttttttttttttttcgagagAAGAGAAATTGATTTGGTGGCACGACATAAAGATGAACATATACGTATCGGGCACATAgccccaacccaaccctccaTGATTGCTACAGACCATTCTTTGCCAATTTCCATGTCCTAACAGATTGGTAGATAATCAAAACTGAGAGCAACATAAACACTAAAGATAAAATCATGGCAAATACTCAAACTAGCAATCCTGGAACTACAATCTAAGCTTTGTAAATCGTGCATTTTAtctagagtttttttttttctacaagAACATATCTCGAGATTATAGACCGCAATCACTACATGGAATCGAAGGAATGCAATAATACTCGGTACAAAAGTAGATAAAAACTCTGATAATAGAGATCGATGCGTTTCTTACTTCAGCATCTCCGAAAAGCTCATTGCCTCATCAATTCCAGGAATAGCATTAGCCAGCTCAGAAAATAAACCATCTATCCCCTCCTCgagttcttcattttccacAGTAGGATTCACCTCCTACATACCAACATTGCCCAGATTGTGAAAGGCATAATCTTATCAACAACAgtctagaaggaaaaaaaaaccccacaAAAATGTTCAACAAACACGCATACAGCAGGAAATCAGCTAGCGAATTCGTCAGATTGGAACAATTACACACAAATATATAATCTAAACATTCCTGCCCACCAATTCACCAGCAAACTTCCAGAAAAAAAATCGACAACAaatcaaattcataattaCATCAAGATTCAAATCAAACCAACAATAATTTCTCAATTCATATATCAATCACCTTGAAAACCACACGCATTAGAATCCAGATTACATCACGTAACACGCTACAgaatcggaaaaaaaaaaaaaaaaaaaaaaaacaacaacaaaagacGCACCATGGCATAGAGATTGGAGAAGCCATTAACCAAGGTGGGCGCCTTGGTGAATCGCTGCTGAAAGGCATCGCTAAGATTGTGAGCCGGGTCGGTGGAGATAATCAAAACAGAGGATCTGACACGGGAGAGAAGAATCGAGAGGATGGAGCTGCAGGTGGTTTTTCCGACACCGCCTTTGCCACCAACAAAAACCCATTTAAGAGTCTCTTGATCCAGTAGATTCTGAACTGTGCCTTCAGGTAATTCTTCCGCCATTTTTATTGCTCCCAAGagtttctctcttctctctctctctagaagaGAGATTGGAGTGAGCTTTGAATGTGATCACGGATTtgggaaatggaaatgaagaaatccACTGGGTGATCTTCCAGTTTTAAGATTGATTCCTCATCAGAAAAATTAACTCACACGAAGAGAAGTTTGGAGTCGGATTCGAGAAGAAGAACGAAAGCGATCACCGATTATTTCCAGTTTCCCATTTTCACttctccttttgttttaaataaaatccGTCTattaaagcaaaacaaaacaaagcaaaattagtttttgtttctaaaaaaaaaattaaaaattaaaaattaaaaaaaaattaaaaatatcctaaACTTTcccaattttaataatatctttcaaatataaaaatatagtttttgaaaaaattattaacaattcgTTTAAAACTTgctgttaaaattttaaagtatttaaatttcgaaagtttcattaatatttttaattttttaatttattattcaaaataatgtacttttaatttatttgaaagtttaaggatattttttaaattattttaaaattttaaaaatatttttaaaataaaatacagtTTCCATTTCAAATCAACTCAGAATatctcaaataaaatataaagtttataagcatttttattaatttaacctgtaaaatattataaattacctaaattttaaattgcatttcaatatatgaataatttaACTGACTAAAACGTATATCATCCATTAAAAAATAcgattaatattttgtataaaaaatattttaaaacattttaaagagtttattaaaataggtttaatgaattttcaaaatttttattaatatccttccattttttttagaatttcaaaaatacttttaagcttt is a window encoding:
- the LOC111778718 gene encoding ATPase ARSA2-like, coding for MAEELPEGTVQNLLDQETLKWVFVGGKGGVGKTTCSSILSILLSRVRSSVLIISTDPAHNLSDAFQQRFTKAPTLVNGFSNLYAMEVNPTVENEELEEGIDGLFSELANAIPGIDEAMSFSEMLKLVQTMDYSVIVFDTAPTGHTLRLLQFPSTLEKGLSKLMSLKSRFGGIMGQMTRMFGVDDEFGEDAILGRLEGMRDVIEQVNRQFKDPDLTTFVCVCIPEFLSLYETERLVQELTKFEIDTHNIIINQVLYDEEDVESKLLKARMRMQQKYLDQFYMLYDDFHITKLPLLPQEVTGVEALTGFSGKFLTPHDPSSSRDTVEDLEMKITTLKQQLEYAETDLDRLRKGKQKA
- the LOC111778719 gene encoding ubiquitin-related modifier 1 homolog 2, translating into MQLTLEFGGGLELLCDSVKIHNVSINSENGAGKLVMKDLLSWVRSNLIKERPEMFMKGDTVRPGVLVLVNDCDWELSGQLDTTLEEKDVVVFISTLHGG